The genomic region AGGTGTCTTGATCGCGCCTGGAGGACGCAGCCGGATCGATGTCCCCTGCACCACTGGAATGATCCCAAGCAGAGAAACACCGACAACACCTACGGTCAATACTGAGGAACGCAGAAACTCCCGTCGGCTCTGCTCCTTCCGTTTTGGTGAGAGCGGCCTTTTGGCTTGGGACTTTTTCGTAGTCATATCACTCATCAGAAATCCTGCCTCCAGAAATTTGTGTTGTCGCTACCTATCGATGAGTGGGCCGGTTCGAGCGCAGTGGAACCGGTGATCCCCTGTTTCGATATTGCGTGAATGCCCAATCCGCTACGTTTGATCGGGCCTACAGGAAGCAGTAACCAACAATTATCGGTCCAGCGATTCTCTAAGCGCCTTTAGTGGATCATACGCATCCTGACCTTCCACTTTCCCGTCCCCGGCTGTTTCGCCAGTAACAGCAGACCCGCTCTCCTGCTCCACTTCCGCAACAGCTAATTGAGCCGCCATCATCGGTTTCTTGTCTCTAACCAACATATTTGGATTGGAAAACGGGGCCAGGCGTTCCAAAAAGTCCATCACTTCCAAAACCGGCGCACCTTTGAAAAACCGGGCCGGTGGCACATCCATCCAGATCCTGTCGGCATAACTGTAAAGTTCATAGGGCTTATCACCCACACCGTCCCTGTCCTGATCGAATCCTGCATAGTCATCCCAGTAGTTTCCTAACCAGTCGTTCCGGTTTGCGGTCTTGCCCGCACCGGAAACAGCAACCTGGGTAATGTTACCCTTAAAGCTGTTGCTCTCGAGGATGTTGCCTGTCCAGTCATTCAGGAACAGCATACCAATTCCACTATAGGCGATCAGGTTATTCTTCAGTCGATTGGTTGTCTCAGGATCATAGGGGGAGATGTCCAGATAGATACCGGTGGCGCAATAGAGAATCTGATTGCCGACGACATCCACATCGGACGTCTCTTTAAAGCCAATACCCATCCCGGTTGGCCCAAGTGCATGGGCGATATAGTTATTCTTCACCTGTACGCCGTCGCTGTACATCAGGAAGATACCCACTGAATTTTTTTCGTAGTGGTTCTCTATCACCTCATTGTACTTCGAATACATGAAATGGAGGGAATAACGACCACCACGGGAATCATTTCTGGCAATCAGATTATCTGCCGAATACCAGACGACCATGTCACGGGAATCCCGGATGATATTGTCTGTGATCTTGTTGTTGAAGCTGTACCAGAGCCGGACTGAATCACCCCGCATGCCAAGATCGAAAGGCTTGGAGGAGATGCGATTTCTCTGCACGACGTTGTTCTCAGACTGCTGGAGATCTATGCCAAACAGGGTATTGTCGATGACATTATCCTTGATAACATTGAAATTACCGCGGACCTGAACCCCCGAATCGATATCGTTGTGGGATTCACCTGAGTTGGTCAGATGCAGATTTTTCAGGGTTGCGCCATCAGTATCCAGATAGATGACCGAACCCTTGCCACCGGCATCAATAGTAACCTTCCCCCTGCCATCGATGGTAATGGCGCTCTCGATGGTAACCGGCCCGGCATAGGTGCCGGGCGGTGGAGTCAGCGTGCCTTTGGGGTCAGCAGCATCGACCAGTTCTTGAAACGAGGGATAGGCTGCCTGACTGCTGCCCAGAGGCAACAGCAAAAAGGCAAGACAGACCAGGACATGCGACCAAAGCGATGGCTTCAATCACTCGACTCCTTAAACTGTTTCTTACGAATCAATGCAGCCACAGCCAATACCACCGACGTCAACAGCATCAAAAAGAAGCCTGTGTATGGATAGGAGTGGGTGGTGAACTGCGCTACCTTTCCCTGACCAAATACGGTTGGCATGAAGGGTTTGACCGAAAAAGCGCCCATGTCGTTCAGGGTGTGTCCATACCACCAGAGCCAGGCTGAGTAGTCGATAATAAAGAAGAGTGGCAGGGCCATTGGCACCATTACCAGCAACCAATAGAAAAAACCGTTGTTCTTGCGCGCACCGACCACCACAACCACCATCGCCGCCAGCAGACCAAAGAAAACAACTTTGACCGCAGTTTCCAAGGTGGCGACCATCGGCACGATCTCTTCCTGGTTATTGAAATAGCGTCCCAGGCTCTTGGCATAGTGCCAGGACATGACCTGGAAGGAACTGCCTTTCCACGGCTCCATCGTTTCCGATTTAGCCTGGTCAATATCGTAGGTAATCCTGAGCTGCTCGATCAGGTGTGTCTTGCCGACATCGGTTTCTTCAGCCTTTGCCTTTGCAGCCGCCACCTCAGATGGAAGGATAACCTCGACGCCTGAGTCCTCAAGCGAAGTTTTCAAAACACCGGTAATTCCACCGATGACGATTTCAGGCTCTGAGGATTCGCCGGACGCCTCCTGATCAAGAGAGGTCACCAGTGCAGTGACAAATCCTTCATTCTGCAGATTGAAACCCTCCTCTCCATACAGCGTGAGATACATCCAGAGGGCGATACCTACAAAACCAGCACTCATCAGCGCCATGCGGATTTTCGGCTTCGTACAGATAAATCCCAGCAGCATAACGACCATGAACGCCATCAGGAATTGACCAAAGCCTCGTTCTACCGGACCACCTGCGGCGATGGGATACATGCCGACATAGTGATTGATAGTATCCATCTCATGCACACAATCGAGTGCTTCATCCTCAGTAATTTCAGCTTTATCTTGCTTTTGACAGCCGTTGAAGACGCCATTCATGTGAAAATGAATTCGCACACCATCCGGAAATGACTCTTCAGGGTAGTTGGGCGCGGTGAGGGATACCCACCAGATCGGGCTATAGAAGATGACTGCAAGCAGACCTACAGCAGCCAGAGAGAGTATTGCGACTAGGAGCGTTTGCTTGTTTTGCATAATCACTGACATTTTGTTGATGAGTCCCCCGGTGAGACTCAAGGCGCTTCTGGATGAAGCACCTTAAGCAACTCCCGGGGAATCTAGAGGGAGAGCCTGTACCAAATTTTGCGGACACCCGGCACAGTTGTCATTGATTAATCGTAATCAGGATTCTGCCAATCTTTGGAAGGTGCGAGATCCTTGGCGGGAACTTTCTGACGGGATACGTAGTTGATGACCATCTGCATATCCTTGTCGGAGAAGCCCTTGATCTGTTTCACCATATCGGGGTTAGCATTACGGCGTTTTCCGTCACGAATCCACTCGAACTGGCGCAGCATATAAGAGTAGTGCTGACCATGAATCTTGGGGTAGAACTTGTCTTCCATGCCCTCACCATTTTCACCATGACACTGGGTGCAGTTGTCGGCATAGAGTTTCTTACCCTGCTCAAACTCTGGAAACAGTTCATTCCAGGGACCCTTGCCATTGTCCGGGTTCATGGGCAACTTGGAGATATAGTCGGTGACGTCAGCAACCAGTTGGGCAGGATTAATCTCCCCCGCATGATAACCGGATACCGCCAGAATCTGTTCATCCAGCGCAAAAGGATACATGGTGGGGTTATCGCGATTCTTGGCACGAATGTCGGTCAACTGCTTAACCAGCACACTGCGATGCTGTCCGGCCAACTGTGGAAAGGTACCGTCCTTCAGGCCCCAGCCTTCCAGCAGGTGGCAGGCGGAACAGACTTCGTAGACAACTATGCCACGTGGCTTATCGGGTGTTAGCAACATAGCCTCGGTCTTCTCACCACCCTCTTTATTCCAGTCTTTGACATCCGTTACCTGGACATCAGCCTCTCCAGCAAAGCTGCCGGCGGAAATGGCCAAACCCAAAGCCAGTGAAAGGGTCGTCAATACAGATTTAACACTCATTCCAAGTTTCTCCTCTTCCCCGGTGTCGGGGTACAAACACTTCTAAAATGTACACCAGGCCGCCACTGCGCCCCTGTCTGACCGGAAATTCAACATCCGTTCCAGGGACGGATTCTTTCACGGGGAATATTAGCGTTCTTTGATATGCGTCAAACCCGCACCAAGACCAACCCCAACGACCGGGTTACATCTCAGTGCAGGGTTGTTTGGACTATTGAGTAGCGAGCCAGTCTGCGATCGCTTTCATCTCGTCATCTGAGACCAAACCCATCACACCCTTCATGGCTGCGGTTTGACCGTTATTACGTGCGCCAGACTTGATATCTTTCATCTGGTTAAAGGCGTAGTCAGCATTCTGTCCCGCCAGCTTAGGATACATAGGCATAATTGGAGTCTTGGCATCTTTACCGTGGCAGGACCAGCAGGTCTTTGCCTGGAAGAGCGCAGCACCATCAGCAGCAACTGCATTGCCAATCCCTCCAAGAGAGAGTGTCGCGGCTACTGCGGCAAAAGTGATCAATTTCAACATTCGTATTTCCTCTTTTTTCAGACAATGCGCCCCGTTTTGGGCAACTTATTCCATGGAGTAGGAGTCTCTCACCGGGTAAAGGTTCCCGCATTGAGCGACATCAAATAAAACCCCTCGATTAGTGCGACTTATAGTGGATACCACCTGGCATTGAATAATTATCAGGAGAGTATCTGACTAACCATGCATCTATAATTATCGACCAAATATCTATTTAGAAACAAGAAAGGGGACCATAAGGCCCCCTTTCTCTTTCAGGTTAATTGCTTCTCAGCAATTATTTTTTCGCTTGGACCTTGACGGCACCATGCTCCTCAAGGAAGGTTTTGGCGCGCAAGCCCAGGTCAGCTGTCTTGACTTGATACTGCCAGTGCTGACCAGCCCAGAGAGTAGCATTCTGGAAGTCACCCTTGACGGCATAGCCCTCGGCCTTCTTCTTGGCCTCATCAGCAAAACCGAGCTGGTCGGTAGCATCTTCAACCAGTGCAACAACTTCCGGGAAGTCCTTGTAGTTGTGACTGGTGATGAAGCCCACCACGGAGTTGATTACAGCCTGGGTATCGACATTCGTCTTCACCTGCTTGTCATAATCAGCCTTGGTGTACTTCTGGCCTTCTTCCATCTTCGCGCCGGCTTCGGCCACATAACCTTTCGGCTTGACCAGCAAATAACCCTGCATCTCCAAGTGGAGCGCGGAGCAGAACTCGGTGCAGTAGTAGGGGAAGACACCAGCTTTATCTGCTACGAAGGTAGCCGATACGGTCTTGCCTGGTTCGATAGAGAGGTTGACGTTCTGGCTGTACATGGCGAAACCATGGGTCTCGTCCTCAGCACGTTCCAGGTTGGTCAGATGGATGGAGACAGTCTCACCCTCTTCGACCTCGATGATCTCAGGCGTGATGTGAGAGCGAATCACAGTACCATAGATATGAACCACGCCGTCTTTGCGTACCACTTTCTCGCGGCCGGCACGGGTCTTCCAGGGCGATTTCTTGTCGGAACGACTGTCCCAACCAGACTTATAGCGAACCGCAGGTTTCAGCTTGTCGGCTTTGATTGCCACAACGTAGTGGGGTTCGCCCAAAGGCAGAGGCATATCGTAGAGCAGCTGCATCTTGTCGCCACTGATATCGATCAACTGATGATTCTGCGGATGCAGGGGACCGACAGGATTAAAGCGGTCGATTGCCAGCTTGTTGAGGGAGACCAGATACTTGCCGTCAGGAGAGACGGAGTCGCCTTCCATGGAGACCAGATGGCCGATGTTGTAGTGGATATGGAGTTGATCCAGCACCTTGCCCTTACAGTAGTCCCACTTGGTGACCATGGAGTCTACGTAGATAGAAGTGTAGACCACGCACTCTTTGGAATCATACTGGGTATGCAAAGGGCCAAGGCCTACCTGCACTTGAGTGTGCAGAGTGTCTTTCATGGAGATGATCGGGATACCGTAGGGATCCTTGCCTTCGAACTTCTTGCTGTCGATGGCCTTCTTGATCTTGTCCCAGCTGTAGACCCATGCATGGCTGTCGAGTTTACCGGAAACGATGATATGGGTACCGTCCGGGCTGACATCAACGCCATGAGGACTCTTGGGCTCTGGGATCAGATAGAGCAGACCCTCTTTCACCGCCTGCTTCATGGTGATCTGGTATGCGCCATTGACCTTGTGCACCTTGCCGGCAGCAACCAGTTCGGCTGCTTTTGTCCAGTTGGTTACGTGCAGGAAGTCAGTATCTTTCTGCGAACAACCTGCTTCGAAAGGAGGACGCCCTCGCTCGATACCACCGACATAACGCTCGGAACAGAAGGAGTTGGTGAAACCCCAACCCATGGAAGGCCCCTTACCCGCGTCAGAGAGATCCTGACTGTAGGGCGGCAATTCGAAGGTAAAGGACTGATCTTCTTGAATCCGCCCCTTCTTGTTATCGAACTTCCAATAGGTCAAAGCACCACGATACTTTTCGTTGAACTCTTCCAGCGGCACATAGTCGCCGCTGACCGGCGCTGCATACTGGGAAGCCTCCATCACGTATTCTGTATTAGGGGTAACAAAAGCACCACCGTGATCAGACTTCATGAAGGGGTTGACAACAATCTGCTTGGTTTCGAAGTCGTGCAGATCAATCACCGCGATACGGGGATTGGCCTTGTCGTTGATGAACAGATATCTACCGTTGTATTCGCCTTCTGTCTCGGAGAAAGCTGGATGATGGGTATCACCGTAGTTGATCAGCTTGCCATTGATCTTGCCCTGGGCCAGAACAGCCTTGGACTCGTCATCGAAGCCGTAACCCTGCCAAGGCTCAGGCGTAAACACGCCTATGTATTTCAGGATACGCATAGACGGGATGCCGTATACGATCACATGGCCGCTTTGGCCGCCTGAACTGAAAGCCAGATACTCATCGCGCCCGCCGGTAGGCGTGTAGGTCTTGGCTGCAGCCAGCAGGTCTTTCTGAGTCAGGCCACGCGCCTGCATCACATCTTTGAGAGACTGCTGGGCAAAACTGCTTGAAGCCGCTCCTAGCCCAATACCCAGGCCCACAAGCGCCGTACAAAACTGTTTGGTGCTTTTCTTCATTATTCCCCTTCCCCAAGTTTAGAGACAGATTGTGCTGCGCATATTACGAACACTCACGGAAGGATAATCTAAAAATGCGTCATATGACACATTGATTTTAGTCAAATAACACAGATTAGATTTTTCTATGCCAGCGCAAGGAAGAGGTAGGGTTTTAGGGCAGAACCTCAAGCAACTCCTGAGCCAACTGCTCAGCGGTAATGCCATAGACATATTTCTTTATAAAGCGGCCATTCGGTCCCAATAGATAGAGGCTGGCAGAGTGATCCATCACATAGAGATCGGGATCCGCCAACGCCTCCTCCACCTTTTCATATTTTACTTTGAACTGGGCGGCAACACGCTCAATCATAGGCTTTGAACCTGTCACCCCGATCAACCGGGGATCAAAGTACTCTACATAGTTACGCATCACCTTGACGTTATCCCGCTCCGGATCGATGGTGAAGAAATAGGGCTGTATCAACTTGGCCTTTTCACCCAGTTCGTCCAAGGCCAGTGACAGCACCTGCAGGGTCGTGGGGCAGACATCCGGACAGTAGGTGTAACCGAAATAGAGCAGGTGGTAGCCCCCCCGCATGTCATCTTCGGTGAGCGTTCCACCAAGATGGTCGGTCAGGATGAAACGCCCACCAATACCATCCTGATCGGGAATACCACCACTATCGGCTGAAACACGTGCCTGTTCCGCTGCCCCCATATCCGCATTCAAACACCGCTTGATGGTATCCGTATTATGATCCATCAGTTGGAAATAGAGATCGGGACCCGGCTTTAGATTGATGCCCAGGCTGTCGAGTCTGCCGATATTGACTTCCTGCCCCTGAGTCAAAAGCCCTGCATGCTCCGCAGGCATGCCCACTTCTATCAGCAGGCACACTGCCTCACCGTCCACGATGCGCTGCCGCACCTTGAACAGCGAAGTCGCATCACCCGGTTGTCTGGGAGAGATACCCACATGTTCGAGTACCGTCAGCGCATAAGCCTGTTCAAAATAGTGAAGGGTATCGTAATATTGCACACCCAATCCCGCCTTCAACCCCCGATAACCGTATTCATATTCACGGTCGATGCGGGTAAGCCGCTGCATCATCTTTCGCCTGTTTTGCTGGTAGATGTGGGTTCGGAGCGGGTCTGCCTCCTCCAGCAGATGGGTAAGATCATCCAGCAAAATGATGATATTCCGGTCGTCGAGCCAGAAAAACGGATCACGTTTTGCATCATCGCCCCGCGAGAGGAGAATCTTCATGCTGCTGCTCGACAAAAGCTCAATTACCCTTACCTGGGATTCGAGCGCCGCTATCGATTCCGCCAGATGCTCCTCCAACTCCGGGCCGACCCAGATGACAAGATCAGCAGACTGCATAGCATGCTTCTGCTGGTCGGTTGGCTTGAATTCAAGGGGACTCTGCCCCCCACTCACAAGTAACTGTGGGCCTTTGGTGCCGTCCATAAGGCCAGCCACGATGGAATGGATCGGCTTGATGCTGACAACGACATCAAAACTGTCATCAGCAAGGACAGCTTGTCCGGAGAATATAAGGCCGAGAGGGACACACAGAGGTAATAGGTAACGTTTGAACCACATAATTTAAAATCAGCTTAAGACTTGCTAAAAACAGTTTCCAGTTGCTGCACAGCGGCATCCACCTGCTTTTTGAATGTATGCACATCCGGACAGGTGGCCTGTGCCGCCATAAAATTCATGAAGGAGGTATTGGTTTCAATATCGAACAACTCTCCCAACTGCCTGCGTTTGGGAAGCGTCATCACCAACACTCTTTTCATGTGCTGGGTCTGCTCAAGATATCGGCAATGCAGGGCCACGCCGTTTAACTCTCCCAGACGTTTAATTGCTGCGAACTGCTGATCTGTCGCAGCAACAGCCGTGCCCTGAAATAACAGGGTCAATAACAGAAGAACTGGGATTCGGGTGAATTTCATGCAAACACTCTCAACAGTAAGCGCGGCATTCTAGGGCCGACTGACCTTTCTGTCACTGTTTTAGATCAAATGAATGAGATTAGAAAGTGTTCTGGGAGTAGATCTGATCAAGCAAAGTGGATCACCGGTGGGGGAATTTAACAAGTGTAGGTTGGGTTAGCGTAGCGTAACCCGACCTACACAAAAGTTTGAGCAACACCCCTCCGCGGAGTGGGGGATTCTATTTACGATTCAGCAGACTGGCATGGGCAGCGGCCAGCCTTGCCACCGGCACTCTCGGTGCAGAACAGGAGACATAGTTCAGACCCGCTTTGTGGCAGAAGGCGATGGAGGCCGGATGTCCACCGTGCTCACCGCAGATACCGACACTCAGGTCAGGCTTCTTTTCTCGTCCCCACTTCACTGCCAGATCCATCAGCTTGCCCACACCTTTTTCGTCCAGCACCTCGAAAGGGTTGTCCTGGAGAATACCGATCTGGTTGTACATGGGCAGGAACTTGTTTTCGGCATCCTCGCGGGAGAAGGAGAAGGTGGCCTGGGTCAGATCATTGGTACCGAAAGAGAAGAACTCCACCTCTTCAGCCAAGGTGTCAGCCCGCATGCAGGCACGCACCACCTCGATCATGGTACCGAAGCGAAAATTGAGTTTATGTCCAAACTCAGCCTCAACTTCGATGCGAATCCGGTCGACGGTCTCTTTTACCTTTTTCAGCTCTTCCGAAGTACAGACCTGAGGCACCATGATCTGCGGATGCACTTCCAGGTCCTTGGCGGCACACTCGGCGGCAGCTTCCAGGATTGCCCGAATCTGCATCGAATAGATCTCAGGAAAGGTGATACCCAGCCGTACGCCGCGATGCCCCAGCATCGGGTTGGTTTCTGTCAGAGCCCGTACCTTTTTCAGCATGGTCTCCTTCTTTTTCAGCGTCTTTTCCACCATGTCGATGTCCACGATCTGGCGCATCGAAGCCGCTTCCTGCTTTGCCTGATCAGGATCGTGCAGCAGGATCATGCTGCTTGCCAAAACCTCCATGCCGCGCACCGAATTGCGCAGATGGTGCAACTTTTCCAGATCCGCCAGTAACTGCTGCTCGGATGGCAGAAACTCGTGGATCGGCGGATCGAGCAGGCGAATGGTGACCGGAAACGGCGCCATGACTTCAAATATCGCCTTAAAGTCGGCGCGCTGCATCGGCAGTAGCTTATCCAGAGCCGCCTCACGCTGTTCATCGGTTTCCGCCACGATCATTTCGATCACTACCGGCAGACGGTCGACATCATTGAACATGCGCTCGGTACGACAGAGACCTATACCCTTGGCGCCATACTTGAGCGCCCGCGTGGCATCCGGTCCAGTATCGGCATTGGCCACCACCCGCAGATAAGCCTCATCATCAGCCCAGCGCAGCAACCGGTTCAGCTCCTCGGTGAAGTCCGGCTCCACCATCGATATCTCACCCAAATAGACGTTGCCGCTACTACCGTCGATGGTGACCACATCGCCTTCCCGGATCACCAAACCGCCGATGTGCGCTTCCCGGCGCTGAACATCCACAGAGATACCCTCCGCACCTGCCACACAGGGCTTACCCATGCCACGGGCCACCACCGCGGCGTGAGATGTCTTGCCGCCACGACTGGTGAGGATACCTTCCGAAGCGAAAAAGCCGTGGATATCTTCGGGCTTGGTCTCTTCGCGCATCAGTATCACCTTCTGCCCCTGCTCTTTGCCGAAGATCTCCGCCCGATCCGCATCGAAAACGACCCGGCCGCTGGCCGCGCCCGGCGATGCGGGCAAACCCTGTGCCACCGCATCCGCCTTGGCGTCGGGATCAAGACGAGGGTAGAGCATCTGTTCAAGATGGGCGGGATCAATGCGCAGCAGCGCCTGCTCCCTGTCGATCAGCCCCTCCTCCACCATCTCCACAGAGGTGCGCACCATGGCAACTGCATTCATCTTTCCGTTGCGGGTCTGCAGACAGTAGAGAGTGCCACGCTCAATGGTGAACTCAAAATCCTGTATC from Gammaproteobacteria bacterium (ex Lamellibrachia satsuma) harbors:
- the nosD gene encoding nitrous oxide reductase family maturation protein NosD, with amino-acid sequence MKPSLWSHVLVCLAFLLLPLGSSQAAYPSFQELVDAADPKGTLTPPPGTYAGPVTIESAITIDGRGKVTIDAGGKGSVIYLDTDGATLKNLHLTNSGESHNDIDSGVQVRGNFNVIKDNVIDNTLFGIDLQQSENNVVQRNRISSKPFDLGMRGDSVRLWYSFNNKITDNIIRDSRDMVVWYSADNLIARNDSRGGRYSLHFMYSKYNEVIENHYEKNSVGIFLMYSDGVQVKNNYIAHALGPTGMGIGFKETSDVDVVGNQILYCATGIYLDISPYDPETTNRLKNNLIAYSGIGMLFLNDWTGNILESNSFKGNITQVAVSGAGKTANRNDWLGNYWDDYAGFDQDRDGVGDKPYELYSYADRIWMDVPPARFFKGAPVLEVMDFLERLAPFSNPNMLVRDKKPMMAAQLAVAEVEQESGSAVTGETAGDGKVEGQDAYDPLKALRESLDR
- a CDS encoding c-type cytochrome; translation: MSVKSVLTTLSLALGLAISAGSFAGEADVQVTDVKDWNKEGGEKTEAMLLTPDKPRGIVVYEVCSACHLLEGWGLKDGTFPQLAGQHRSVLVKQLTDIRAKNRDNPTMYPFALDEQILAVSGYHAGEINPAQLVADVTDYISKLPMNPDNGKGPWNELFPEFEQGKKLYADNCTQCHGENGEGMEDKFYPKIHGQHYSYMLRQFEWIRDGKRRNANPDMVKQIKGFSDKDMQMVINYVSRQKVPAKDLAPSKDWQNPDYD
- a CDS encoding cytochrome c, whose product is MLKLITFAAVAATLSLGGIGNAVAADGAALFQAKTCWSCHGKDAKTPIMPMYPKLAGQNADYAFNQMKDIKSGARNNGQTAAMKGVMGLVSDDEMKAIADWLATQ
- the nosZ gene encoding Sec-dependent nitrous-oxide reductase, whose protein sequence is MKKSTKQFCTALVGLGIGLGAASSSFAQQSLKDVMQARGLTQKDLLAAAKTYTPTGGRDEYLAFSSGGQSGHVIVYGIPSMRILKYIGVFTPEPWQGYGFDDESKAVLAQGKINGKLINYGDTHHPAFSETEGEYNGRYLFINDKANPRIAVIDLHDFETKQIVVNPFMKSDHGGAFVTPNTEYVMEASQYAAPVSGDYVPLEEFNEKYRGALTYWKFDNKKGRIQEDQSFTFELPPYSQDLSDAGKGPSMGWGFTNSFCSERYVGGIERGRPPFEAGCSQKDTDFLHVTNWTKAAELVAAGKVHKVNGAYQITMKQAVKEGLLYLIPEPKSPHGVDVSPDGTHIIVSGKLDSHAWVYSWDKIKKAIDSKKFEGKDPYGIPIISMKDTLHTQVQVGLGPLHTQYDSKECVVYTSIYVDSMVTKWDYCKGKVLDQLHIHYNIGHLVSMEGDSVSPDGKYLVSLNKLAIDRFNPVGPLHPQNHQLIDISGDKMQLLYDMPLPLGEPHYVVAIKADKLKPAVRYKSGWDSRSDKKSPWKTRAGREKVVRKDGVVHIYGTVIRSHITPEIIEVEEGETVSIHLTNLERAEDETHGFAMYSQNVNLSIEPGKTVSATFVADKAGVFPYYCTEFCSALHLEMQGYLLVKPKGYVAEAGAKMEEGQKYTKADYDKQVKTNVDTQAVINSVVGFITSHNYKDFPEVVALVEDATDQLGFADEAKKKAEGYAVKGDFQNATLWAGQHWQYQVKTADLGLRAKTFLEEHGAVKVQAKK
- a CDS encoding zinc ABC transporter solute-binding protein — translated: MWFKRYLLPLCVPLGLIFSGQAVLADDSFDVVVSIKPIHSIVAGLMDGTKGPQLLVSGGQSPLEFKPTDQQKHAMQSADLVIWVGPELEEHLAESIAALESQVRVIELLSSSSMKILLSRGDDAKRDPFFWLDDRNIIILLDDLTHLLEEADPLRTHIYQQNRRKMMQRLTRIDREYEYGYRGLKAGLGVQYYDTLHYFEQAYALTVLEHVGISPRQPGDATSLFKVRQRIVDGEAVCLLIEVGMPAEHAGLLTQGQEVNIGRLDSLGINLKPGPDLYFQLMDHNTDTIKRCLNADMGAAEQARVSADSGGIPDQDGIGGRFILTDHLGGTLTEDDMRGGYHLLYFGYTYCPDVCPTTLQVLSLALDELGEKAKLIQPYFFTIDPERDNVKVMRNYVEYFDPRLIGVTGSKPMIERVAAQFKVKYEKVEEALADPDLYVMDHSASLYLLGPNGRFIKKYVYGITAEQLAQELLEVLP
- a CDS encoding pyruvate, phosphate dikinase, which codes for MSGKRQVFSFEEGDGKNKQLLGGKGANLCEMTQFGLNVPPGFVISTEACLDYLANETRQLPDGLMDDVREHMKRVEAATGKGFGDAENPLLVSVRSGSAMSMPGMMDTILNLGLNSKTLLGEIEQTGDARFGYDAYRRFIQLFGKVALNVPDELFDAEFEQVKQKAHVSEDVGLSGDDLKEICERFLTVFENHTGRPFPEDPYDQLEIAIKAVFGSWGGKRAVDYRREFNITPEMANGTAVNVCTMVFGNRGDDSATGVGFTRNPGTGENKLYGEYLVNAQGEDVVAGIRTPKPIDHLTEEMPEMARQLAELREKLETHYKEIQDFEFTIERGTLYCLQTRNGKMNAVAMVRTSVEMVEEGLIDREQALLRIDPAHLEQMLYPRLDPDAKADAVAQGLPASPGAASGRVVFDADRAEIFGKEQGQKVILMREETKPEDIHGFFASEGILTSRGGKTSHAAVVARGMGKPCVAGAEGISVDVQRREAHIGGLVIREGDVVTIDGSSGNVYLGEISMVEPDFTEELNRLLRWADDEAYLRVVANADTGPDATRALKYGAKGIGLCRTERMFNDVDRLPVVIEMIVAETDEQREAALDKLLPMQRADFKAIFEVMAPFPVTIRLLDPPIHEFLPSEQQLLADLEKLHHLRNSVRGMEVLASSMILLHDPDQAKQEAASMRQIVDIDMVEKTLKKKETMLKKVRALTETNPMLGHRGVRLGITFPEIYSMQIRAILEAAAECAAKDLEVHPQIMVPQVCTSEELKKVKETVDRIRIEVEAEFGHKLNFRFGTMIEVVRACMRADTLAEEVEFFSFGTNDLTQATFSFSREDAENKFLPMYNQIGILQDNPFEVLDEKGVGKLMDLAVKWGREKKPDLSVGICGEHGGHPASIAFCHKAGLNYVSCSAPRVPVARLAAAHASLLNRK